In a genomic window of Magnolia sinica isolate HGM2019 chromosome 16, MsV1, whole genome shotgun sequence:
- the LOC131228711 gene encoding tropinone reductase-like 3, translating to MKVKGKRFEGKVAIVTASTQGIGFGIAERIGSEGASIVISSRKQKNVDEAVGKLRSQGIDAIGVVCHVSNAEQRKNLIQKTVQKYGHIDVIVSNAAANPTTDTILETQESILDKLWDVNIKTSILLLQAAAPHLRKGSSVVFISSISAYQPEASMAMYGVTKTALLGLTKALATEMAPNTRVNCVAPGFVPTHFADFLTSNEVVRNAIEDRTLLKRLGTTGDMAAAVAFLASDDAAYITGETLVVAGGLPSRL from the exons atgaaggtgAAAGGGAAGAGATTTGAAGGGAAGGTAGCGATCGTAACAGCATCTACGCAAGGTATCGGTTTCGGCATCGCCGAGCGTATCGGATCGGAAGGTGCTTCCATTGTTATCTCCTCTCGCAAGCag AAGAACGTCGATGAGGCTGTTGGCAAGCTCAGGTCTCAAGGGATTGACGCCATCGGGGTCGTCTGCCATGTGTCGAACGCAGAGCAGAGGAAGAATCTCATCCAAAAGACAGTACAG AAATATGGGCATATAGATGTAATTGTGTCCAATGCGGCTGCGAATCCAACCACAGATACCATCTTGGAAACGCAAGAATCTATCTTAGATAAACTCTGGGACGTCAACATCAAGACTTCCATCCTACTCTTGCAG GCTGCTGCCCCGCACTTGCGGAAGGGATCATCGGTTGTTTTTATTTCCTCAATATCAGCATACCAACCAGAGGCGTCAATGGCCATGTATGGAGTCACAAAAACAGCTCTTCTAGGGCTCACCAAG GCTCTTGCAACTGAAATGGCCCCAAATACCCGGGTAAATTGTGTTGCTCCTGGATTCGTTCCCACTCACTTTGCTGATTTCCTCACAAGCAATGAAGTTGTT AGGAATGCGATCGAGGACAGAACTTTACTCAAGAGGCTGGGGACCACAGGGGACATGGCGGCGGCTGTTGCCTTTCTGGCATCCGATGATGCTGCTTACATAACAGGAGAAACTCTGGTGGTGGCGGGAGGGCTTCCTTCGAGACTCtaa